The Biomphalaria glabrata chromosome 1, xgBioGlab47.1, whole genome shotgun sequence sequence CCTAGCCTCCATATCTGCTACACCCCCACTATCTCAATATGTTCCTTCATCCAAATctcgtttccccccccccctatcatTATCTCTCCCTCGCTTATAATGGGGCCCATATCATTTAATGCTGCCTTCCCCTCTTCTCCTCTTTGCTAATTGGGATTAATATCCCTCCCCGGCCCCGCGCTGAGCCAATGTTTCAATTTGTAATTAATTGTATTGATATATTCCAATGGTATTAGTTTGTCTAACTGATCTGTTCTTCGATTGAGATGTAGACTGTTTGATTTCTTAATGAAACTCTAATCAGATTAATTGACGCTAACAATCAGAACTCAAGTTCCCGAATGAAAGATTATAATCAGAAATGCCAATATTGATGTTTATAaaggaaaatgatataaaataatacagATGTTAGGAACAACTCGATCAGCTTGTTTACGCTGAATTCTGGAGGGATTTGCATCTCTAGAGATTCCAAATAGTTTCAAGTTATTTGACAATTGAAAAGGAGGCCGAATGAATGTTTTGATGTGAGGCTGTGCAAGTGTCTATGTGAGGATGTGAGGCTGTGCAAGTGTCTATGTGAGGATGTGAGGCTGTGCAAGTGTCTATGTGAGGATGTGAGGATGTGCAAGTGTCTATGTGAGGATGTGAGGTTGTGAGGCTGTGCAAGTGTCTATGTGAGGATGTGAGGATGTGCAAGTGTCTATGTGAGGATGTGAGTCTGTGCAAGTGTCTATGTGAGGATGTGAGGATGTGCAAGTGTCTATGTGAGGATGTGAGGATGTGCAAGTGTCTATGTGAGGATGTGAGGATGTGCAAGTGTTAATGTGAGGATGTGAGTCTGTGCAAGTGTCTATGTGAGGATGTGAGTCTGTGCAAGTGTCTATGTGAGGATGTGAGTCTGTGCAAGTGTCTATGTGAGGATGTAAGTCTGTGCAAGTGTCTATGTGAAGATGTGAGGCTGTGCAAGTGTGCAAGTGTCTATGTGAGGATGTGAGTCTGTGCAAGTGTCTATGTGAGGATGTGAGTCTGTGCAAGTGTCTATGTGAGGATGTGAGGCTATGCAAGTGTCTATGTGAGAATGTGAGTCTGTGCAAGCGTCTATGTGAGGATGTAAGTCTGTGCAAGTGTCTATGTGAGGATGTGAGTCTGTGCAAGTGTCTATGTGAGGATGTGAGTCTGTGCAAGTGTCTATGTGAGGATGTGAGTCTGTGCAAGTGTCTATGTGAGGATGTAAGTCTGTGCAAGTGTCTATGTGAGGATGTGTGTCTGTGCAAGTGTCTATGTGAGGATGTAAGTCTGTGCAAGTGTCTATGTGAAGATGTGAGGCTGTGCAAGTGTCTATGTGAGGATGTGAGTCTGTGCAAGTGTCTATGTGAGAATGTGAGTCTGTGCAAGTGTCTATGTGAGGATGTAAGTCTGTGCAAGTGTCTATGTGAGTATGTGAGTCTGTGCAAGTGTCTATGTGAAGATGTGAGGCTGTGCAAGTGTCTATGTGTGGATGTGAGGCTGTGCAAGTGTCTATGTGAGGATGTGAGGCTGTGCAAGTGTCTATGTGAGGATGTGAGTCTGTGCAAGTGTCTATGTGAGGATGTGAGTCTGTGCAAGTGTCTATGTGAGGATGTGAGTCTGTGCAAGTGTCTATGTGAGGATGTAAGTCTGTGCAAGTGTCTATGTGAGGATGTGAGTCTGTGCAAGTGTCTATGTGAGGATGTAAGTCTGTGCAAGTGTCTATGTGAAGATGTGAGGCTGTGCAAGTGTGCAAGTGTCTATGTGAGGATGTGAGTCTGTGCAAGTGTCTATGTGAGGATGTGAGTCTGTGCAAGTGTCTATGTGAGGATGTGAGTCTGTGCAAGTGTCTATGTGAAGATGTAAGTCTGTGCAAGTGTCTATGTGAAGATGTGAGGCTGTGCAAGTGTCTATGTGAGGATGTGAGGCTGTGAAAGTGTCTATGTGAGGCTGTGAGGTTCTGACAGACTATTCTGCGTGCTTCAATACGTCTCCACAAGACATCTTACCGTCTTAAAAATCTTTCCACTAAACAAATTTTCAATGTAATCTGTACATCcattacatttaaaatgaaaaacgtttaatattactttttttttttacaaagaacaTCTGGAAAGtaatttatagtttattttaaataaaaaataaaagcaatttCATTAAAATCTAGTCAAATTAAATcctatagtattttattttaaaaaaatattttatcattttatcattttattttatcatgaTGCTGAAATGTTTACTAATGAACTTAATGTAAAATGAAGATTTTTaccttttattattaaattgtcTTGTTTTACTTCACATCACAGTCACATTTACAGTCACATTTAGAGTCACCTCCACTGTCCCTTTTTTCAGCTACCATGACATTCACATTTAGCCGAATTTAAAGTCATAATTAGAGTTATCTCTATGGTTATCTTTACAGTCACCTTATTAGTCATCTTTACTTTGAACTACGCATATAACTGGGACTTACTCTTACATATTTTGTTTGAGTTCATGTAATTTCATTGATTCAGGATTTTCCTATCCATTCTCTACACAGACTAGTTTTACCCTTGACAGAAGTGTGTATCTTCTTTACATGATTGAGTTTTAccttgacagaaatgtgtatCTTCTTTACATGATTGAGTTTTAccttgacagaaatgtgtatCTTCTTTACATGATTGAGTTTTACCATGACAGAAATGTGTATCTTCTTTACATGATTGAGTTTTAccttgacagaaatgtgtatCTTCTTTACATGATTGAGTTTTACCATGACAGAAATGTGTATCTTCTTTACATGATTGAGTTTCAGCAtgatctctgttttttttttacatgattaagtttcagcttgatctctCAGTTTTCTTTACATGATtgagtttcagcttgatctctCAGTTTTCTTTACATGAttaagtttcagcttgatctctCAGTTTTCTTTACATGAATAAGTTTCAGAGTGATCtctcatttttctttacatttcagtaaactgacctatatatattatatctagactggaaaacggaaacaaattcttatccgcgattgatcaactcacagacctatatatatatatatatatagatcgttttgtattaatcacagaactatatattcacgcaaatacatgaaataaagccatttcctgttagtttccattaagataatgtttcgaaaatctTAGATCGAAATAAATAACGTCTATTAATTTTAGTCATCTTaggtacatttaaatagattgatgaCCTAGATCTTTTTAGAGTATGTacctaaaaattgcaaaataataattatgagacaagAGTGCTCTTTATTCGATgtctaattactagatctagatctaaacattgaattgtatgttacataggtcagtattaggggtgcaccggatagtactttttgatatccggccggggccggatatgaccggatagtaaatttgatattcggccggggccggagccggagccggatacctaagtgtcttgtttatagcttgtgttgctgaacattttacgaaactgttaaataacatacctatattggttggttttattttttttccttttatataccgtattgttttaaactctgttactgattgatttattcaaacttaacagtatttctaaaaatctgtatagcatgagtgtgtctgtgtgtatgtacgatgccaaGAAATGTAAAGGCTGTATGTGAgagggtcaatgtaaataatgttaatatatatttaactaattactaatgtaaatctctcataagtaaagtgcaatctgccttgtatagtggtcggatgtatgtgttcatgcaTTTCAGagcaacaacctggtcagatatacctagtgagcctaaacatgtagtcctagagtagtgtgtatagttgtttgtgttatccatcaagcattgttttttccttgagcatacgcacgcaatagagttgggtgtcagtcaaaaaagataacacattggcatggtcagtcaagcatgtagataaattatacccgtccactagttagaggtcaaggattgttttttgtttttttttacgctccagcatattgtttctttgtttgctagatctaactgcagtactattattcaatttattttatgcgattttaaagtttactgtaaggttttccgttatttattaagtcaaaagaattaaacaatgaaattagctttctttctaaagtttttaatacaaggcaaaaaaatgCACACACtcaaacatgcacatctttgttttatttattgtgcaaagaacatacgtaagaaacattaaatgcaaagaacgtatgttagaaacatcttcccatagacatatatatatagagtggacgataaagtaaaaattattataggaaacatttgggaaaagataagtttgtatgagttatacagcagttatgagcagtgtaaaattaaaagtatttatagtttgttttttttcagccataacctatatacccctagaattctagattttatatatgccatggttttttttttactattaaatttacataattaaaataattataaatagttttaaatactagatttagatctagtctctataaatactatagtaaaaaaatactacttactactagtactatactactatactataaagtataaatgtaatctgtatagtctagtctatagttcgtatataaatagtctaggactagattgtcactagatctataatctatacttatactagatctagtctatagctTGCATGCATAGATGTtagactgactagtttaatagtaagtagtaaaaagtatgaaaaagtattagacctagttattacaaatattagtcatatttattagaGTTATGGCtaattttctttgacttttttgactaaaaactaattctaacaatttgaatcgataagacgaccgccatacattaataaagaagccatgtcaacaaagatagatctacatcacaaacctatatatatttgcctatgtctatgattatgaaacaaaggcaaaatactgggaatatggcagttttgtacttttcaaaactaaagatcatagttatatattggctgaaatcaTAGTCCTAGATtttatagctcaattgccgcaatttttttttcacatagatatagtacataaaacatatttgacttcccccaaataaaaataacttcctacttccagtttatatttatttatgtctatgcatcttccttaattaatacttattaattattttattcgtggtttcagtaactgttacaaaagggaaccatagtaagcctatggatgtcaggtgtgtaaaagtcgtcctagcctgatacacagtggctacGTACGcaccttaagtaaaaaaaaaaataataacaaggagttacaaattattaagaatattgttatcaaatcaagacacttaactgaaggagtaatattcaagttaacacgttagaaaaattatttcaccgtaatatttattgacagtgtaatatcctttgttagcatgttgtgttttttcattctggcttaaaaatggttaatgtctatcaatacattgggtgtcaaggaccaaagaaataaaataaagagtagggggtgtttagctctccatttaaatatagccctggtcgtgtcttctacagaataattagttactggcttactgggctatataatctcgcggtttgtgttctgtgtagctaaaagTCACTCATTTAGGtgcgtgtgatctttagtccagcttactaattgagatttatattcaagtaactcggcacacttgaaaatgtgtggcctctagcccaaccacgtgattaagatttttctccaaataagcaaactctttgtccagatacccgtgtagatgtttggctcTAAGTCCagtccacccccacccccaattAAGATTagctactaagtaaacaaacatagttccctcgtgtgacctctagagagtgcttacgtccatgacttgggtcacctgtcaatcaatgaactcaatgtgatggactaaacaaataaaagggggagggagttcatctggaaatatacctagttACCTTAGAGGCGTGGCTcctgtagtccagccccccctaataaagattaactactaaataaacaaactcagttccctcgaaaggtgtgacctctagagagtgtcaatacgctgacattaaacctacgtccatcgtatttaacttgtggtcacctgcctataaaaaaaactcaatgtgatggactaaacaaataaaaaggggtgggggttgttcatctctacctctggagatatactcgcacagctagacagacgtctggtcagcatgacgtagtcaaggaatgtagcattttaacatgttaactaaccaacttaaaggtcaagacaaattgaaaaaagtgtcagccattgcggctctgtatgtaaagcgcatttatgatgtagtttcatttctatttatattaagctATTAACacaccttgtctttataataaacgatgtttggtgcatattcataatggctctatttttaagcacattattttgttttaatataaacattaatacattctataacagacattaatggaacgaggtccactttatgcatattaaataggtgtatttttactatccggtagtgatatccgaccggagc is a genomic window containing:
- the LOC129924307 gene encoding keratin-associated protein 16-1-like, which codes for MVNLGLAYEHHNNRRPNECFDVRLCKCLCEDVRLCKCLCEDVRLCKCLCEDVRMCKCLCEDVRCEAVQVCKCLCEDVSLCKCLCEDVSLCKCLCEDVRLCKCLCENVSLCKRLCEDVSLCKCLCEDVSLCKCLCEDVSLCKCLCEDVSLCKCLCEDVSLCKCLCEDVCLCKCLCEDVSLCKCLCEDVRLCKCLCEDVSLCKCLCENVSLCKCLCEDVSLCKCLCEYVSLCKCLCEDVRLCKCLCVDVRLCKCLCEDVRLCKCLCEDVSLCKCLCEDVSLCKCLCEDVSLCKCLCEDVSLCKCLCEDVSLCKCLCEDVSLCKCLCEDVRLCKCASVYVRM